The genome window CAGCTTGGCGTACGTGATCAGGCTGCTGTTGACGACCAGGGCCTTGTTGTTGAGGGTGTTATCCCCGCCCACCTGGACCTGGACCTGGGCCTGAATGGCCCGGCGGGCGGTCCCCGCGGCCGCGGTGGCGGTGACCGTAGCCAGGCGGCCGTTCGAAGCGACGGTGGCGGTGAACGACCCTTCGCCGACGGTCTTCGGGCCGAGGGTGCCGTTGAAGTCGGGATAGATGGTCAGGTAGTGGCGGGCGTAGTCGAGGCCCGCCTCGGCGACGTTGAGGGCGACCTCGCCCCGCCTGGCGTTGTGGGCGATGGTCAGGTCGTCGGAGGTGGCGCTGACGATGGCCGAACCAAGCAGGAAGACGAGGGCCACGGCGAACATGGCGATGAGGAAGACCACGCCGCGGTCGTCGTCGCGGGCGGAGACCAGGATGCGTCGGACAGAGCGCACGGTCATCACCCCCTTCACTGTGGCCCCACCCGGATGAAGCTCTCGGCGGTCATCGTCTGAGTGGTATCGTTCCGGGTCTGGCTGGTCACTGAGACGGTCACCCGACTGCGGTCGGTTGACAAGGCGAAGGTCAGAGTCTGGACCCCCGAGGCGATCGGCGTCGAAGTGGTCACCGAGCTGACCGTCTCGTCGCGGATGATCTCGGTGGTGGTCGCGTCGAGCCGGTACTGGACGGTCTTGGTGGGCGTGCCGGGCAGGTCGAAGCGGAGGCTGGAATAGCTGAAGACGCCGGCTGTAAGCGAGAAGGTCCCGTTCTTACCCTGCCTGATCTCGCGGGTCATCCGCTCGGTGGCCACCCGGAGGTTCTGCTGGGTCTCGGTGGCCGTGTCGTTCATCCGGAAGAGCTTCGCCCCGATGGCCTGAAAGATGACAATAGACGCCAAGACCATCCCCATTACGGCGATGGTCACCAGGAGTTCAGCGACGGTGAAGCCGCGCTCATCCCTGAGCAACCCTCGGCCGCGCTCATCCTTGAGCGACGGGGTGAGTCGGAACCGGTACCGGAACCGCGGCGGCAGGGACATTAGCCTTCCAAGCATAGGTATCACCTAGTGTTCAGCGATCCAGGTGGTCAGGTGGACCGATTCCAGCCCGCGCCGGCCCGTCCAGCGGACGGCCACGGTGACCTCGCGGAGGCCGCTTGAGGTCGGGTCGGGCGGCGGGCCGATGGCCACCTCGTACTCGAAAGCGGCGGCGCCGCCGACGGGCGTCCAGGCCCGCGGGGCGACGTTGGCGTAGGGGCCGGCCCGCAACTCCTCGATGATGGCCTGGGCCTGGTGGGTGGCGTCGGTCAGGTCGCGGGAGGCCGACTGCGACCAGATCCCGGCGTTGAACATGGCCAGGATGGGGCCGAAGGCGATGGTGATGACGACCATCGTCATCAGGGCCTCGATGAGGGTGAAGCCGCGGTCGTCGGAACGGAACGGCAGGCGGCGCAGGAACCGGGCCATGGCGGGCGATGGTCGCATCGTCTCTCCCCCTTCCGGCCGGCGGGTGGTCCTTCTCCACTTCAGTCAGCTAAAGGCACGGGGCGGCAGGGCCGGCCGTTAAGCCTCGACCCCGCCGCCCTGTTTCAAGAGATCAAGGCTTCTTCAGTTTCGCGTTGGTCGGCTCGGCGGCGGGGATCGCGCCGACGGCGGTCAGGGTGATGGTGCCGGCCCCGATGAGGTTGACCTTGGTGCCGCTGTCATAGTAGTCGATCTGAGCGTCGGCGATCGTCGCCGGGGCGGCCACGGCGCCCCAGTAGTAGGCGGACGCGCCGGCCGCGGTCGGGTCAAGGCCCGTCGGGAGGGCGTTGGCGGTGTAAAGGTCGGCCAGCGCTCCGGAGGTCTGGCCCGGGTCACCGAGGACGTACTTGGTGGCGTTGGTGCTGGCCACGCCGTCCCAGTTGACGGCATAGAAGTAAAGGTTGTTGTAGCCGTTCATGAAGATGAAATCTTGCTTGAGGAAGCCCTGGGCGACGAGCATCTTGAGGTTCAGCGGGTAGCGCCCGTACTTCAGGAAGAACTGCTCGAGGGAGCTCTCGATGGTCTTGATGTCGGCCGAGCCCTTGCCGGACTTGGAATTGGTGATCGCGCTCATCACCCGCGGCAGGGCGATGGTCGCCAGGATGCCCAGGATGGCCACCACGGCGAGGAGCTCGATCAGGGTGAAGCCGTGCTCATTCTTCTTGAGGCGTTTCCAGAAGATCTTCATCAGGTATGTCTAACCTCCCTCATGCTTGGGAAATTGGCGTCCCTACCCCGGCCCGGTTCAGGGCTTCTTGAGCAAGGGGTTGCTTGGCGCCCCGGTGTTGCTCAGATAGGTGAGGGTGATGCCGGCGGCCGGGAGGAACGGGGTCACGACCTGGCCATTGTCATAGTAGGCGATGGACGCGTCGACGAGGGGGAAGGTCGGGGGAGTGGCGATGCCCCAGTAGTTGCCGCTGGCGGTCGCCCCGGTGCCGACAGGATCAGTCCCCGCCGGCAGGGCGCCCGTCGCGTAGAGATTGCCGGCCGCGCCCGGGGTCTGACCCGGGTCACCCAGGACGTAGCTGGTGGCGTTGGTGCTGGCCACGCCGTCCCAGTTGACGGCATAGAAGTAGAAGTTGTTGTAGCCGTTTCGGAAGACGAAGTCTTGCTTGAGGAAGCCGTGGTTGACCAGTTCCTGGAGGTTCAGTGGATACTTGCTGTACTTGAGGAAGAACTGCTCGAGGGCGCTCTCGACGGTCTTGACGTCGGCCGATCCCTTGCCGGCCTTGGAGTTCGTGATCGCGCTCATCACCCGCGGCAGGGCGATGGTGGCGAGGATGCCGAGGATGGCCACGACGGCCAGGAGCTCGATCAGCGTGAAGCCGCGCTGGTCCTTCTTCATCCGCTTCCAGAAGATCTTCACTTCGAGACAACCTCCTTCGTGAATCCGGGGTCAGGGCTTCTTGAGGAGCGGGTTGGTCGGCTCGGTCATCGCCCCGCTCACGACGGTGAGGGTGATATTGCTGGTGAGAAAGCCGGGCACCTGGACCCCGCCGTCATAGTAAGCGATGTCCGCGTTGGTGACCGGGGCCGGCGGAGCCGCGGCGCCCCAGTAGTACGAGGCGTTGGTGGTCGGGTCGGTGCCCGGCGGCAGGGCGCCGGTTCCATAGAGGTTGCCGGGCATCGGCGAGCTGGGTGTCTGGCCGGGGTCGCCGAGGGCGTACTTGGTGGCGTTGGTGCTGGCCACGCCGTCCCAGTTGACGGCATAGAAGTAGAAGTTATTGTAGCCGTTTCGGAAGACGAAGTCCTGTTTCAGGAAGCCCTTTCCGACCAGCATCTGGAGGGTCAGCGGGTAACGTCCATATTTAAGGAAGAACTGTTCCAAAGCGCTCTCAACGGTCTTGATGTCGGCCGAACCCTTGCCGGCCTTTGAGTTGGTGATCGCGCTCATCACCCTGGGCAGGGCGATGGTCGCCAGGATGCCCAGGATGGCCACGACGGCCAGGAGCTCGATCAGGGTGAAGCCGCGATCGTCCTTCATGTGCCGTCTCCAGAAGATTTTCGTAGCGCAACTCGCCTCCTTCGTCGGATTTGGACCTCGACGCTGCACACTTGCGGGCCGGGTCTGGACCCATCTCTCTGCCGCGGCCGCCATTCACTGGTCGGCCAAAAATTAAAAGCCATCTTTTCGGGCTTCCAACGCCACCGAAAAGACGGCCAATAATTCCCGTGCCCTCTTCGGTAACCCAGCCGTCTTGGCCGCCCCGTCGCCGGTTTGGCTGTAGACCTGTGGCTTTGCGTCACCGCCTTTCGGCGGTTTTGCCCTTGTCGGTAAGGCCTATTTACTTTTTAGGTGAGTTATAGGGATTTCTATGAAGACCAGAAGATTCCTGCCGGTCCATGCATAATTTTACAACTCCGGCATGTCCCGGTTTTGGACAGATGCCCGCCGGCCCCCGCCGCCGGGGCTTGTCCGCGAGGTTGGTCTTCATTTGACCATCTGGAAGACGTCGAACATCGGCATGATCATGGAGACCAGGATGAAGGCGACGACCCCGCCGAGGACGACGATGATCAGGGGCTCCAGCATGGCCGTCATCCGTTCGACGGCCGAGTCGATCTCCTTGTCGTAAAAGTCGGCCACCTTCTGGAGCATGGTGTCGGTCGCGCCGGTCTCTTCCCCGACGACCATCATCTCGATGACCATCGCCGGGAAGACGCCGCTCTGGCGAAGGGGACCGGTCATCGACATCCCGTCGCGCAGGGAGACCTGGGCCCGCCGGACGACTCCGGCGACGACCCGGTTGCCGACGGTTTTCTCGACCACCGACATGGCCACCATCACCGGAACGCCGCTCTTGAGCAGGGTTGACAGGGTCCGGCAGAAGCGCGACAGGGACCGCCGCAGGACCAGCGAACCGAAGACGGGAGCCTTCAGCGACAAGGCGTCCACCCGGTAGGCCCCCCGCTCGGTGGCCACCCAGCGTCGGAAGGCCACGAGGGCCAGGGCGGCCCCGCCAAAGATGGCGTACCAGTAAGTTCTGAGGATGTGGCTGGCCCCGAGGAGGATCAGGGTCGGGGTGGGTAACGCCACCCCGGACGACTGGAAGAGAGCGACGAAGTTCGGGAGGACCCAGCCGACGAGGAAGACCACCACAAGGGCCGCGATGATTGAGATCACCGTGGGGTAAGTCATGGCCGAGCGGACCTTCTGGGTCACCGCGTTCTCTTTCTCGAAGTGCTCGCCCATCCGCTCGAAGACGTCTTCGAGAATGCCGCCCACTTCACCGGCGGCGATCATGTTGGTCAGGATGAGCGGGAAGGTCGCGCCCTGCTTGCGGAAAGCGTTGGTGAGGGTCTCGCCGGCCTCGATCTCTTCGCCGACCTTCTTCAGGGCGGCCCCTAGGCGCCGGTTCTCGGTCTGGTCGGCCAGGATCTTCAGGGCCGAAAGGATCGGCACGCCGGCCCCGACCATCGTCGCGAACTGCTTGCAGAAGACGGCCAGGGCCTTCAGGGGGACCTTACCCGGCCTGGCCGCGTTGCGGCGGCCGATGGCGCTGATGGTCTTCAGGCTGATGTCCCGGCTGACCTCGAGGGAGGTCACGAGGAATCCGCGGGCCCTCAGTTTCTCGACGGCCTGCCGCTCGGACTCGCCCTCGATGGTCCCCTCAACCGACTTGCCGGCCCCATCGCGGGCTCTATAGTTGTAGCTCAGGACCATGGCCAAGGGGATCACCAGCACTTATACATGATGGTTTCGGGGGGCCCGTCCATTTTGTGGGGGTCGGACGGGTGAGAAAATGGTCCCAGGGAGGATCTTCTTTGGGGAGTCGTCCGGGGGGCCCTAGAACCGGCCGCCGAGGCCGCCGCCGGCCCCGCCCAGCCCGCCACCGGCCCCGAGCTGGGCCGCGGCCCCGGGAACCCGGACCAGGAAGTCCTCCTGGCTGATCATCCCCCGCTGGTACAGATCGCGCAGGGAGGCCTCCATGGACTTCATCCCGTACTTGGCCCCGGTCTGGATGGCCGACGGGATCTGGTGGGTCTTGCCCTCGCGGATGAGGTTCTTGACGGCCGACGTGGCCACCAGGATTTCGAAGGCGGCGACCCGGCCGGGGACGTCGATCCGGGTCAGGAGGAGCTGGGCGACGATCCCCTGAAGGGTCCCGGCCAGCTGGGTCTTGACCTGCTCCTGCTGATACGGGGGGAAGATGTCGATGGCCCGGTCGATGGTCTGGGCGGCGTCCTGGGTGTGGAGGGTCGATAGGACGAGGTGCCCGGTCTCGGCCGCGGTCAGGGCGATCTGGGTCGTCTCCAGGTCGCGCATCTCGCCGACCAGGATGACGTCCGGGTCCTCGCGGAGGGCCGCCCGCAGGGCGGTTGCGTAGGACGCGCTGTCGACGCCCATCTCCCGCTGGTTGACGATGCTCTTCTTGTGCTTATGGAGGTACTCGATGGGGTCCTCGAGGGTCAGGATGTGGTCCGACCGCTCGCTGTTGATGAGGTCGATCATCGCCGCCAGGGTGGTCGACTTACCGCTGCCGGTGGGCCCGGTGACCAGAATCAGCCCCCGCGTGCAGCGGGCCAGCTGGGTGACCACCTCGGGCAAGCCCAGCTCCTGGATGGTCCGAATGGTCATCGGGATGACCCGGCAGACGATTCCGACCGTCCCGCGCTGCTTGAAGGCGTTGACGCGGAAGCGGCTCAGGCCGTGGATGCTGTAGGAGAAGTCCAGCTCCCCATGGGCCTCGAAGCGCGCTTTCTGGTCGTCCTTGAGAACCCCGTAGAGGAGGTCGTGGGTGTCGGAGGGGGTCAGCCGCTCCGAGCCGGACGGGCCGGTCGCCCCGGCCACGGGTTTGAGATGGCCGTTGATCCTGGTCATCGGCGGGGACTCGACCGTGATGTGCAGGTCCGACGCGCTGGACTCGACCGCCTTGCGGAGCAGATCGTCGAGGTGCAATGGGGTCCCTCCTTGGAGTGTCAGAGCGGGTCTACTTATCCTCGGTGTAGGCGACGCGGAAGACCTCTTCCACGCTGGTCAGCCCCTTGAGGGCCTTCTCCACGCCGTCCTGGAGGAGGGGCCGCATCCCTTCCCTGACCGCCTGCTCGTAGAGGGCGGCCGCCGGGGCCCGCTTAGTGATGAGCTCGCGGACGGCCGCCGTCACCGGCATCAGTTCGAAGATGGCCGCCCGGCCGCGATAGCCGCTCTTGCCGCATTCGGGGCAACCCTTGGCCCGGTAGAGCTTGACCGGGCCCTCGGGGAACTTGGCCAGGCCGCGATGGGGGTCGTCGGCCGGCAGCTCATACGGTTCCTTGCAGCGCGGGCAGAGAAGCCGGGCCAGCCGCTGGGCGACGACGCCGATGATCGACGACGAGAGCAGGAAGGGCTCGACCCCCATGTCGATCAGGCGGGTGATCGTCCCGGAGGCGTCGTTGGTATGCAGGGTCGACAGGACGAGGTGACCGGTGAGGGCCGAGCGGATGGCGATGTCGGCCGTTTCGGCGTCGCGAACCTCGCCGACCATGATGATGTTGGGGTCCTGGCGGAGGATCGAGCGCAGGCCGCTGGCGAAGGTCAGGCCGGCCCGCTCGTTCACGTTGACCTGGTTAACCCCGGGGACCTCATACTCGACGGGATCCTCGACGGTGATGATGTTGTGCGACTCCGAGTTGAGCTCCCGGAGGATGGCCGTCAGGGTGGTCGTCTTGCCGCTGCCGGTGGGTCCGGTGATGAGGACCATCCCATGGGGCCGCTTGATCATCGGCCGGAACTTCTCGAGGGTGTCGGGCAGGAAGCCGATCTCGTCGAGGGAGTTGACCGTCTTGCTCTTGTCGAGGATCCGGATGACGACCTTCTCGCCGTGGATGGTCGGCAGGGTCGAGACCCGGAGGTCGGCGTCGCGCCCCTGGTCCTTGACCCGAATGCGGCCGTCCTGGGGCACCCGGCGCTCAGAGATGTCCAGCATGGCCATGATCTTGATCCGCGAGACGGTGGCCGCGTGGTTGGCCTTGGGGACGGTCATCACCTCGCGGAGCATGCCGTCGATGCGGTACCGGACGCGGACCGATTCGTCCAATGGCTCGATGTGGATGTCCGAGGCTCTTTCATCCATGGCCCGGTCGATGACCTGGTTGACCAGCCGGACGATGGGCGCTTCCTCGACCATCTCCCTCAGCCGAAAGGTCTCCAGCTCGTCGGTCGGCGTCGGGGAGGGGGCCCCGGCGTCCCGCGGTGGGATGAGGTCCTGCTGATAGCCGACCTGGATGGCCTTCTCGATGCCGCGGTCGGTGGTCACCACCGGCCGGACCTCGGACCCGGTCAACAAGGAGATGTCGTCGAGGGCGAAGACGTTGAGGGGGTCGGACATGGCCACGGTGATGACGTTGCCCTCTTTGGCCACCGGCACGGCCCAGTAGCGGCGGGCCGACTGCTCGCTGATGATCTTGGCCACCTCGGGGTCGACGGCCACCTCTTCGGAACTCACATAAGGCACGCTCAGCTGCTTGGCCAGGGCCTGGGCGATATCGACGTCGGCGACGATGCCGAGGCCGACGAGGACCTCGCCGAGGCGGGAGCCGGACGCCTTCTTGACCTCCAGCGCCGATTCCAGCTGGGCCGGGGTCAAGAGCTTGGCCTCGATGAGGATGTCGCCGAGGCGCTTCGGGACGAGTCGCATGGGAAAGCCTCCTGAGTTCAGGCCCTGGCCGTCTTCGCTCCGGCCTTGGCCGAGCCGACGACGCCCTTGGGACGGGTGACGAAGCCCACTTTGAGGGCCTCGAGGACGGTGGTGATGGGGCTGCAGACGGTCGAGCGGTCCGAGCCGGCAAAGAGCAGGCCGACCGCCCGGTTCTTCTCGTCGACGACCAGCGATCCCGAATCGCCCGGGGCCGACATGGGGCTGAGGATGATCTGGTCGGCAAAGCTGACCGGGGTGTCGCCGTAGTTGATCCGGACGGTGGCCTCGGTGATCTCGACCGTCCCGATGGTGACCCCGGTGGTCCGACCGCTCTTGCGAACGAGCGCACCGAGGCGGGGCTTGCCCACCCCGGT of Bacillota bacterium contains these proteins:
- a CDS encoding prepilin-type N-terminal cleavage/methylation domain-containing protein produces the protein MLGRLMSLPPRFRYRFRLTPSLKDERGRGLLRDERGFTVAELLVTIAVMGMVLASIVIFQAIGAKLFRMNDTATETQQNLRVATERMTREIRQGKNGTFSLTAGVFSYSSLRFDLPGTPTKTVQYRLDATTTEIIRDETVSSVTTSTPIASGVQTLTFALSTDRSRVTVSVTSQTRNDTTQTMTAESFIRVGPQ
- a CDS encoding prepilin-type N-terminal cleavage/methylation domain-containing protein — its product is MRPSPAMARFLRRLPFRSDDRGFTLIEALMTMVVITIAFGPILAMFNAGIWSQSASRDLTDATHQAQAIIEELRAGPYANVAPRAWTPVGGAAAFEYEVAIGPPPDPTSSGLREVTVAVRWTGRRGLESVHLTTWIAEH
- a CDS encoding prepilin-type N-terminal cleavage/methylation domain-containing protein, which codes for MKIFWKRLKKNEHGFTLIELLAVVAILGILATIALPRVMSAITNSKSGKGSADIKTIESSLEQFFLKYGRYPLNLKMLVAQGFLKQDFIFMNGYNNLYFYAVNWDGVASTNATKYVLGDPGQTSGALADLYTANALPTGLDPTAAGASAYYWGAVAAPATIADAQIDYYDSGTKVNLIGAGTITLTAVGAIPAAEPTNAKLKKP
- a CDS encoding prepilin-type N-terminal cleavage/methylation domain-containing protein; the protein is MKIFWKRMKKDQRGFTLIELLAVVAILGILATIALPRVMSAITNSKAGKGSADVKTVESALEQFFLKYSKYPLNLQELVNHGFLKQDFVFRNGYNNFYFYAVNWDGVASTNATSYVLGDPGQTPGAAGNLYATGALPAGTDPVGTGATASGNYWGIATPPTFPLVDASIAYYDNGQVVTPFLPAAGITLTYLSNTGAPSNPLLKKP
- a CDS encoding prepilin-type N-terminal cleavage/methylation domain-containing protein; this encodes MKDDRGFTLIELLAVVAILGILATIALPRVMSAITNSKAGKGSADIKTVESALEQFFLKYGRYPLTLQMLVGKGFLKQDFVFRNGYNNFYFYAVNWDGVASTNATKYALGDPGQTPSSPMPGNLYGTGALPPGTDPTTNASYYWGAAAPPAPVTNADIAYYDGGVQVPGFLTSNITLTVVSGAMTEPTNPLLKKP
- a CDS encoding type II secretion system F family protein — encoded protein: MVLSYNYRARDGAGKSVEGTIEGESERQAVEKLRARGFLVTSLEVSRDISLKTISAIGRRNAARPGKVPLKALAVFCKQFATMVGAGVPILSALKILADQTENRRLGAALKKVGEEIEAGETLTNAFRKQGATFPLILTNMIAAGEVGGILEDVFERMGEHFEKENAVTQKVRSAMTYPTVISIIAALVVVFLVGWVLPNFVALFQSSGVALPTPTLILLGASHILRTYWYAIFGGAALALVAFRRWVATERGAYRVDALSLKAPVFGSLVLRRSLSRFCRTLSTLLKSGVPVMVAMSVVEKTVGNRVVAGVVRRAQVSLRDGMSMTGPLRQSGVFPAMVIEMMVVGEETGATDTMLQKVADFYDKEIDSAVERMTAMLEPLIIVVLGGVVAFILVSMIMPMFDVFQMVK
- a CDS encoding type IV pilus twitching motility protein PilT, which encodes MHLDDLLRKAVESSASDLHITVESPPMTRINGHLKPVAGATGPSGSERLTPSDTHDLLYGVLKDDQKARFEAHGELDFSYSIHGLSRFRVNAFKQRGTVGIVCRVIPMTIRTIQELGLPEVVTQLARCTRGLILVTGPTGSGKSTTLAAMIDLINSERSDHILTLEDPIEYLHKHKKSIVNQREMGVDSASYATALRAALREDPDVILVGEMRDLETTQIALTAAETGHLVLSTLHTQDAAQTIDRAIDIFPPYQQEQVKTQLAGTLQGIVAQLLLTRIDVPGRVAAFEILVATSAVKNLIREGKTHQIPSAIQTGAKYGMKSMEASLRDLYQRGMISQEDFLVRVPGAAAQLGAGGGLGGAGGGLGGRF
- a CDS encoding ATPase, T2SS/T4P/T4SS family, with product MRLVPKRLGDILIEAKLLTPAQLESALEVKKASGSRLGEVLVGLGIVADVDIAQALAKQLSVPYVSSEEVAVDPEVAKIISEQSARRYWAVPVAKEGNVITVAMSDPLNVFALDDISLLTGSEVRPVVTTDRGIEKAIQVGYQQDLIPPRDAGAPSPTPTDELETFRLREMVEEAPIVRLVNQVIDRAMDERASDIHIEPLDESVRVRYRIDGMLREVMTVPKANHAATVSRIKIMAMLDISERRVPQDGRIRVKDQGRDADLRVSTLPTIHGEKVVIRILDKSKTVNSLDEIGFLPDTLEKFRPMIKRPHGMVLITGPTGSGKTTTLTAILRELNSESHNIITVEDPVEYEVPGVNQVNVNERAGLTFASGLRSILRQDPNIIMVGEVRDAETADIAIRSALTGHLVLSTLHTNDASGTITRLIDMGVEPFLLSSSIIGVVAQRLARLLCPRCKEPYELPADDPHRGLAKFPEGPVKLYRAKGCPECGKSGYRGRAAIFELMPVTAAVRELITKRAPAAALYEQAVREGMRPLLQDGVEKALKGLTSVEEVFRVAYTEDK